A single Pagrus major chromosome 19, Pma_NU_1.0 DNA region contains:
- the rab18a gene encoding ras-related protein Rab-18a gives MEEDILTTLKILIIGESGVGKSSLLLRFTDDTFDPEQTATIGVDFKVKTINVDGNKAKLAIWDTAGQERFRTLTPSYYRGAQGVILVYDVTRRETFTKLDNWLNELETYCTRNDLVKMLVGNKIDRENHELDRAEGLKFARKHSMLFIEASAKTRDGVQCAFEELVEKIIQTPGLWQSENHGRGVQLTDEDAGGGTCGGYCSLV, from the exons ATGGAAGAAGATATACTAACGACGCTGAAAATATTGATAATAGGAGAAAGCGGTGTTGGGAAGTCCAG CCTCCTCTTGCGATTCACAGATGACACATTTGACCCTGAACAAACAGCAACAATAG GTGTTGACTTCAAGGTGAAGACCATTAATGTGGATGGGAACAAGGCAAAGCTGGCAATATGG gacACGGCAGGACAGGAGCGCTTCCGAACTCTGACGCCCAGCTACTACCGCGGTGCCCAGGGAGTCATCCTGG TGTATGATGTCACACGACGGGAAACCTTTACCAAGCTTGACAACTGGCTCAACGAGCTTGAGACGTACTGTACAAGGAACGACCTCGTGAAAATGCTTGTGGGGAATAAAATCGATAgg gAAAACCACGAGCTAGACAGGGCAGAAGGGCTGAAGTTTGCAAGAAAACATTCCATGCTTTTTATAG AGGCGAGTGCTAAGACCAGGGACGGTGTTCAGTGTGCGTTcgaggagctggtggagaagATCATCCAGACTCCCGGCTTGTGGCAGAGCGAGAACCACGGCCGAGGAGTCCAGCTGACCGACGAAGACGCAGGAGGTGGAACCTGCGGTGGTTACTGCTCCCTGGTCTAG